The Fimbriimonas ginsengisoli Gsoil 348 genome window below encodes:
- a CDS encoding OsmC family protein — MIRTAHAVWDGGLKDGKGVVSTQSTALNGMQYSFRTRFEDGVGVNPEELIAAAHASCFSMALSAQLGDRGISGKVDTTAAVTMENLAITKSALTTTVTAPGADRAKIEEAAHAAKEGCPISKVLNAEITLDLTIDA; from the coding sequence ATGATTAGAACCGCGCATGCCGTCTGGGACGGGGGATTGAAGGATGGGAAGGGGGTCGTTTCGACCCAAAGCACCGCGCTGAACGGGATGCAATACAGCTTCCGGACGCGTTTTGAAGACGGAGTGGGTGTCAACCCCGAGGAGTTGATCGCCGCCGCCCACGCCTCGTGCTTCAGCATGGCGCTTAGCGCTCAGCTTGGCGATCGCGGCATCAGCGGGAAGGTGGATACCACGGCCGCGGTGACGATGGAGAATCTCGCCATTACGAAATCGGCGCTGACGACGACCGTCACCGCGCCCGGAGCGGACCGCGCGAAGATCGAAGAAGCCGCCCATGCGGCCAAGGAAGGGTGCCCGATCTCGAAAGTCCTCAATGCCGAGATCACCCTC